The Apibacter raozihei DNA segment CGTTTGGCTACCTCTTTTTCAGCATTTTAATTCTTAATTCATGTTCCGTTAATAAAAGCAGGCCTGCACTATCAGCTGCTCAATATCAGGCAGAACTCAAAGAACATTATGACGGTCCTAATACACCATTGAAGAAAGAAGATATTGCAGATTTTAAAGGTCTTAACTTCTTCCCTATTGATAGTAACTTTATTGTTCAGGCAGATTTTATCAGGCTAAACTCTTCCGATATTTATAGCTTTAAAACATCTAAAAATTTGTATAAAAAGTATTTAAAATATGGTAGGTTAACTTTTGAACTAAATGGGAAAACAAATCATTTATACCTTTATCAACCTTTTCCGGTTACCAAGCATCATAAAGATTATTTGTTTTTACCCTTCCGAGATTTAACTACAGGTATATCTTCTTATGGAGCCGGAAGATATTTAGATTTCTCAAAAAAATCAATTGTTAAAAATAAGATTATCATAGATTTTAATAAGTCATATAATCCTTACTGTGCATATAGCAGATATTACAGCTGCCCGATGGCTCCTTCAGAAAACACTCTTACAATCGCTATTGAAGCAGGTATTAAATATGATTATTCCGTTCAAATTGAATAATGATATACAAAAAATAGTTAGAGTTTTTTAATTACTTTTTACTGTTATAAAGTACCGGATTTAATTCTTCATCATTATACATTTTCATCTGCTTATATACTTTCATATATTTTGCTCCTCTTTCATAGTCATCCAATAATTCTTCGATAGCTGTAGATAAATCTATATATTGCTGTTGTAGTATGTTTAACTTTTCCTGACATTTCTCTTTATGCTGAGCAGATGCATCTTTTCGCTCTACTTCCGATTTCATATGATATATTTTTAAAGCCAGAATGGAAAAGCGATCCATAGCCCAAGCGGGGCTTTCCGTATTTATTTTGGCTTCAGGCATAATATTTACCTGTTTGTATTTATCTAAAAACCAACTATCCAGATTTTCAACCCTATCTGTTCGTTCCTGATTAGATTTGTCCACCCATCTCTTTAGTCTCAATGCTTCTACCGGATCTATATTTTCATCTCTGATTAAATCTTCGAGGTGCCACTGAACAGTGTCTATCCAGTTTTTCAAATACAATAAATGTTCAATCTGACCGGCAGGATAGGGATTGTTAATTGGTTGGTTAACATTGTCTGTAGTGTGATAATCCTGAATACTTTGATTGAAAATATTCCAAGCTTTTTCTGTAAATTTCATTTGCTAAATTTTAAGAACAGGATAGGTTGTTTATTCTTCCTTTTTTTCAGATGAAGCAGAATCTTTCTTTTTATCATCATCTGATTTCGTAGCATCTTTGAATTCCTTCAGTCCTGATCCCAGCCCCTTCATTAATTCAGGAATTTTCTTACCACCAAATAATAATAATACTACAACCAGTATTATTACAATTGACATAGGATGTTCAAATAATCTCATATTTTTTAATTATTTTTTATTTGCTTCAAAGTTAACAAATATTTTAGAATTCACTTATTTAAGTTTGTAGAGTTTTTTTCGGTGGATTTACATTCCGGAAATCCAGTTAGCCGGATTTTGTGGGGTTTGCCCTTTCCAAATCTGAAAATCTAATAAAGTGGTATTGGTATCATCAGAATATATTTTACCTAAGGCTTGCCCTATACCCACTTTATCTCCTACAGAAACTATCACTGTTGATAAATTAGCATAAAGTGTAAAATATTCACCATGACTCACCAATACTGCTTTTCCTCCTCCAGGAATAACCAAGACTTTGCTTACCACTCCAGAAAATACAGAATTAGCTAAGCTACCTGGTGCCGCTGCGATTTCCACACCCCTGTGTTCTACCTGTATGTTAGGTATAACCGGATGCGGAGTAGTTCCGAATTGTGAAACAATCGTTCCTTTAACCGGCCAGGGTAAAGATTTTTTATTAGCTTCAAAAGACTTCGATAAAGCTTCTGTGGAAGTAACCTGAGATTTATTAATACCTAAAGAAGCTCTTTTTTCTTCTGCTTTTTGCTCTGCATCTTTAGCTTTTTCAGTTTTCTGAATCGCTAACTTTTCTGCTGCGGCTCTTTCTGCTGCAGCTTTTTCTGCTGCCCTTCTTGCATCTTCCGCTTTTTTGGCTGCCGCTCTGTCGTTAGCTTCTTTTTCAGCAAGTAGCTTGGCTGCTAGTGCCTCCTCTGCTGCTTTTTTGGCTGCAGCCGCTTTTTCTTCCGCGAGTTTTTTGGCTGCCAACTCTGCTTCTTTAGCTTTTCTGGCTCTTTCCTCTTCAATAGTCTTTTTTCTGGCTAGTTCAGCTTCCTGAGCTTTTCTCCTTTCTTCAGCCTCTCTTGCTTTTATTATTCTTAACTCTTCTGCAATAATTGATTGCACCTGTCTTTCCAGATTTTGCCTTTGAGTTTGCTTTTGTTTGATTTTAGCTACAATATCGCCTTGTTGTTGGATATATTGAGCAACAACTTCTTCTTTTTCTTTTTTCTCTACACTTAATTGCTTTACCTGAGTTTGTTGCTGAGCCAGAACGTTTAATTTGTCTTTCTTAGCTTTCTCCCTGAGTTCTATAGTATGTAAAATTTGTTGCTGTTTTTCATTTATTTCAGCTACTTTACGGTCTTGAAATTCTGAATATTTTTGCAAATATTTGATACGTCGGAACGCTTGAGAAATATTTTCTGAAGAAAGAATAAATAAAATTTTATTTTGTATGGATTTATTTTTATAAGACCTAATTAAAACATCCGCATAATTTTCCCTTAATACTTTCAGCTCTCTTTTTAATTTATTTATTTCCAGTTGATTTAAATAAATCTCATCGTCCAAAACTCTGGATTCCTTTTTTGTATTCGTTATAAGCTGAGTTCTCGCACTTAATTTTTTATTCAGATTAGCAATGTAAATAAGCGAGGTCTTGGATTCGTTTTTACTAGCTGCCAACGCCTTATTTAAATCTGCTATTTCTTGTCTTAACTGTGCACTTTGTTTTTGTAATGCTTCTTTGTTATAGGGCTGCTGACTATATACTAGCAGGCTAAATAAAGCCAGAAAAAATGTGTATAGAAGTTTTCTTTGATTCATTAGTTAATTTTTCTCTGAGTGTATCCTTTTGGAATATCAAAAGGAGTTTGCATCTTAACAGTTTCAAATTTATTATAATCTAACGATATTTTTGCTTCTTTCTTTTCTTTTATGAAAATTTTAATATTTTTTGGCAAAATTTTATTTTCAAAATCTACATAATTATCATAATCTACCTGTAAATAGGTATTATTTAATTTATCTTCCAACACTACCTGTAGCAGATTAAAGTTTGAATCAAATGCAATAATACTTGCAAAGTTTCTCGTATTCTTTCCTGAACCAATGGGAATTGTTCTGTCTGAAGTGAGAACGTATTTGTTATCCTGAATTTTCAAAGTGTAATCCTGTGGTGCTACGGGAAAAAAAAGTTTTCCTACCAGAAGATTTTCCATACTTTGATAATCAATAAAGTCTACTTTTAACAAGTTATTAACATAATCAAAATCGGAGTCAATATAAGTCTTACCAATTTTTTCGTACATTTTAAAACCAGAAGGCATAATACTTGCCCTTGCCAGAGGTAAAAGTAAAGAAGCGTTTGCCCAAATCTGCTTCCCTTGATCTAAATATAAAGTTAGAGCCACAGACGGGTAATTAGACCCTGCTTCAATATCTGCCGTTGCTTTTATTTTAAGACTTGAAAATGTATTAGTTTTATGAATGGCTGTAAAAAGTTTTTCTTCGTCAGCATTTTCATACTTGATATCTTTATTTTTTACAGTAACACCATGGGTCGTACGACAGGAAACCAGGCTAATTGCGAGCAGTATATATATTATCTTGTTCATCAAAATTATTTCGTCTCCAATACGCTGTAATCTCCTAAGCTCAAAGAACTGGCAACGCCAAAATATTTAGCGGAATTACCAATCATGGAGTTATTCAAATTCCCATGAGCTATTAAAGTATCTTCCTGTATTAAAGAATTCTCTATGTTGCTACTATCAATTTTAGTACCATTTCCCAGAGAAACATAAGGTCCAATCTTAGAATTAACAATTTTAACGTTTTCCCCAATAAAACATGGTGGTATGATTAAGCTATTTTCAATTTCTGCGCTCGGAGGAAACACTGCTACTTCTTCTTTTTCATAGGCCAATATTTTGGAATTGGTTTCAACAGTAGCCTCTTTATTTCCACAGTCCATCCAGTCATCCACCTTACCTAAAGTAAATTTAGCTCCTTTTACTCTGAGATTATCCAATGCATCTGTAAGCTGATATTCATTTCCTACTTTAATATCGTTATCAATTAAATAATCAATTTCCGTCATTAACCGTAAAGCATCTTTAAAATAGTAAATTCCTATTATAGCCAGATCTGAAACATATTCTTCCGGTTTTTCGACTATGTCCTGAATAATTCCGTAAGCATCGAGCTTCACAACTCCAAACGCACTAGGGTTATCCACTCTTTTAACCCATATAACTCCATCAGAATGTCTGTCTAACTGAAAGTCGGCACGAAATAAAGTATCGGCAAATGCTACGATAACCGGTCCTGACATACTTTCTTTTGCACAATGGATTGCGTGAGCTGTTCCTTGTGGTTCCAGCTGGTAATAAATAGATCCTTTGGCCCCCAGTTTTTCAGCAACACTGATTAGCTTTTGTTCTATTTCAGCACCAAAATCGCCGATGATAAAAGCTATTTCATCTATCTCTTCATCTACAACTTTAGCTATATCTTCAACCAATCTTTGCACAATTGGCTTTCCTGCTATCGGGATTAATGGCTTAGGAACTGTTAACGTATGCGGACGTAATCGAGATCCTTTACCTGCCATGGGTACTATTATTTTCATATTTTTTAATGTATAATAATTATTGTATCTTTATTTTCGTTTATTTTATTCCTGAACTTCCGTAACCGCTATCTCCCCTTTCAGTATCATTCAATTCATCAACCTGTTCCCATTCTACTGTTTCATGTTTGGCTATAACCAACTGTGCAACTCTATCTCCATCATTAATCGTAAAATCTTCTTTAGATAAATTTACTAATATAACTCCCAATTCTCCTCTATAATCGGCATCTATGGTTCCTGGAGAATTAGGACATCCTATTCCGAATTTAGATGCTAATCCACTTCTCGGTCGAATCTGCCCTTCATATCCTTTAGGAATTTCCATGTATAATCCGGTTGGTATAATTTTTCTTTCCAAGGATTTTAAAACTAGGGAACTATCCAGATTGGCTCTCAAATCCATTCCGGCAGAAAATGCAGTTTTGTATTCCGGAAGTTCATGCTTTGATTTATTTATAATTTTAATCTTCATCAATTTAAAATGTTAATTTAAATACGTTATACAAAATAAGGTCAAAGTTTTATAAATTACAAAATAAATGCCATGTAATTATTTATTGTTGAAATTTGGTTATTTAAAAATTCAAAACTAACCCGATTTCAATTTACTGATTTACAGAAAATTAATTTGATTAACTCAATATTTATATTTTTTTAGAAATAAAAATATTTAACTTTACCGTTTTATTTTAATTAATATGAAAGAGCAATTTATTAGTGATCTTACATCCAGATATACATTTAAAGGACAAAAGATAGTTTTAGGTAAAGCTATGTTGGAGGGTGAAGTCGTTTCGGAAGTTGAAGTTGGCGTGCCTTTGAAAATGATTAACCGTCATGGTCTCATTGCTGGTGCAACAGGAACCGGTAAGACCAAATCTCTGCAAATACTGGCTGAGCAATTATCCCTACAGGGAGTTCCCTCATTATTGATGGATATAAAAGGTGATTTGAGTGGATTGGCAAAACCGGGAAATGCAACTAATGCTAAAATAATTGAAAGGTACCAAAAATTAGGTTTTAGCTATACAGCCCAAGGCTTCCCTGTTGAACTACTTAGCATTTCCCAGGAAAAAGGAGTTCGCTTGAGAGCTACCGTTACTGAATTCGGTCCTGTATTACTTAGTAAAATTTTAAGTCTTAATGATACTCAGAGCAGTATCATGTCTATTATATTTAAGTATTGCGATGATAAAAAACTTCCATTAATCGATTTAGATGATTTGCGTAAGGTTTTGCAATTTGTAACGGACGATCCTCAAGGTAAAGCAGAGCTATCCCAGAATTATGGTTCTATAGCTTCCAGTTCTTTAGGCGCCATATTAAGAAGTATAGTCACGCTTGAACAACAAGGAGCCTCCCGCTTCTTTGGCGAGCCCAGTTTCGATCCTCAGCATCTCCTGCGAACAAAAGACGGACTGGGTGTTATCAGTATTATCCGATTAACGGATATACAGAACAATCCTCAGTTTTTTTCCACTTTCATGCTGAGCTTACTTTCAGAAATTTATCAAACTTTTCCGGAAATCGGAGATCAGGATAAACCAAAACTGGCAATATTTATAGACGAAGCGCACTTAATTTTTAAAGAAGCAACTAAAGTTCTTCTTAATCAAATTGAAACTATGGTAAAGCTTATACGCTCTAAGGGGGTCGGAATTTATTTTTGTACTCAAGTTCCGGGAGATGTACCCGATGGTGTATTGAGCCAGTTAGGATTAAAAATTCAACATGCTCTACGAGGTTTTACAGCAAAAGATAAAAAAGAAATTGACAAAGCGGTAGAAAATTACCCTTCTTCTAAATATTATAAAGCCAACGAATTAATTCAACAACTAGGAATTGGTGAAGCATTCATAACTTCTCTGGATGAAAAAGGAATACCTACTCCACTGGCGGATACATTTATGATCTCTCCCAGCTCTCGAATGGATATATTAACTACAGAAGAAATTGACGAAATTGTCACTAATTCTGATTTGGTTAAAGAATATGCACAGGATATTCATAAAGAAAGTGCTTACGAAATTTTAAGCAAAAAAATGGAGGTAGTAGCTGAAAGCACTAATCCTTCAGAAACATCTAGTTCAACTACTCTCCCCAAAACAACATCAACACCCCGTAAAAAAGAGGAACCTTCGCTATTCGAGAAAATAATGAATTCTCCATTTGTAAGAGATATGGGCAGAACCATTGTACGAGAGGGATCTAAAGTTTTTTTTGGTGCATTAGGGGTTAATAATAAAAGGAAATATAAAAAATAAATACTGCTCCAACAGTTTATAACTATGGACTATGCTATTTTAGATGTAGAAACTACAGGAGGTAAATTCAATGAAGAAGGCATAATTGAAATTGCGGTTTACAGGTTTGACGGAGAAAAAATAACCGATACTTTTATTTCACTGGTAAACCCTGAAAAAGAAATTCATTTTTATGTGCAAAAACTTACGGGTATAACCAACAAAATGGTTCGTACCGCTCCTAAATTTTATGAGTTGGCTAAACGATTGGTTGAAATTACTGATGAGACTATTATAGTGGCTCATAATGTAGCTTTTGACTATCGGGTTATACGAACTGAGTTTTCACGATTAGGCTTTAATTTTCAACGTCCTACTCTGGATACCATTTCGTTAAGCAGGACATTAATCCCGGATATGAGCTCATATTCTTTGGGTAATTTATGTACTGCAGTGGGAATTCCTTTAAGCGACAGACACCGAGCTCATGGAGATGCCCGTGCTACGGTGAAATTATTTCAGCTCTTACTGGCTAAAGATTTGCAGAAAAATATTATTCAATCTTCTATTAAACAAATACGCCATCAATCTTTAAATAAAAAAATATTATATCTTTTAGAAGAACTTCCACTGGAAACAGGCGTTTTTTATTTACAAGATGAAAACGGAAAAATTATTTATATTGATCAAAGTACTAACATTGCTAACAAGGCCAGACAGATTCTGACCGGAAAAAATAAAAAGTCTATCGAGCTTCAAATAAAAACGGAATCAATTACTTATGAGCTCACAGGTGATGAAATAATTGCAAAGATTAAAGCCCAAAATGAGATTAAAGTTAACGTTCCTGAATTTAAACCTAAAAGAGAAACAAATTCATCTATTTACGGCTTATATTTTGAATTTAATCAATGGGTAATTAACCCTCTTAATAGTAAAAACAAAAAATACGCCTGGCTTTCTTTCAGTTCTGCTGAGAAGGGTATCTCGTTTATTAATAAAACTATTGAAAAATTAAAAGGGAAAGAAGAGGATTCAGACCTTATTAATCAGCATATATTGGACTATTTTTCTTTAGATGAGCCTAATATAATATTATATGGAAAAGGCAGAGCTCTCGGTGAAAATTCTTTTATTTATCTGGAAAACGGAGTGGTAAAAGGATACGGTTTTTACAATCTCCATTCGCAGATTAAAAATTTAAGCCGTGTTAAAAAAATAATGACTTCTGCTCTTTCTTCCCGAGATATTCTAATGAAAATAAGAAACAAACTTTTTATTACGGAAGGTTTTAAAAAGATACTTTTGGCTGAATAGTTTAAAAACACTAATCAGTTTCTTTAGATTACAAACTTTTTTTAATTTAATTATTTTGATTGAAATTTTATCTATTCAGCTTATAAATGCGTACATTTATAGGTATTAAAATCCTATATATTTTCAGTTATGGCAGAAACAAAAATTGCTCAATTACTGGGCGAACAAGCTGATTTTTATTTAAAACATGAATGTAAAACGGTAGATAAAAAACTCTTACATTCTCCCTCTCCTTCGATCATTGATGATGTATGGTCTTTAACGGATCGAAATATTCCTACCCTTAGAAGTTTACAAACTATATTGGGACATGGAAGACTGGCTGATACCGGATATGTTTCCATTCTACCAGTTGATCAGGGAATTGAACATACCGGCGGTGCATCGTTTGCCCCTAATCCTCTTTACTTTGATCCGGAAAATATTATTAAGCTGGCTATTGAAGGGGGATGTAATGCTGTGGCATCTACTTATGGGGTTTTGGCCTCAGTAGCAAGAAAATATGCCCATAAAATTCCTTTTATTGTGAAAATAAACCATAATGAGTTATTGACATATCCTAACACCCCTCAACAAATTTTATTTGGTACAATAAAAGAAGCCTGGGATATGGGAGCGGTAGCGGTAGGTGCTACGATATATTTCGGATCTGAAGATAGCCGTAGAGAAATTGTAGAAATTGCAGAAGCATTTGAGTATGCTCATGAGCTGGGAATGGCTACTATTTTGTGGTGTTACCTGAGAAATGATAATTTTCAAAAAGATGGTGTAGACTACCATTCAGCGGCAGATCTTACCGGACAGGCAAATCACATCGGGGTAACATTAAAAGCAGATATTGTTAAGCAAAAGCTTCCTGTTAATAACGGGGGATTTACTGCGATTAAGTTTGGTAAAACTGATCCTAAAATGTATACTGAACTCACTACCGAACATCCTATTGATTTATGCAGGTATCAGGTAATTAATGGTTATATGGGAAGAGTGGGTCTTATAAATTCGGGAGGAGAATCTAACGGAAAATCTGATCTTAAAGATGCAGTTGTCACAGCGATTGTAAATAAACGCGCAGGTGGTATGGGACTTATTAGTGGTAGAAAAGCATTCCAAAAACCTATGAAAGATGGTGTAGAATTATTACAAACCATTCAGGATGTATATCTGGATAAATCTATTACTTTAGCGTAATATAATCTTTGTTTAAAAATAAAGAAACCTGATTTTAGGAATCAGGTTTCTTTATTTTATTTTATTAGAATGTACTTTTTATTTATTTCTTCTTTGTAATTCTTTTTGAATATAAGACAATTCTCTACCTGTTTGCCCAGCAACAGATG contains these protein-coding regions:
- the dut gene encoding dUTP diphosphatase; this encodes MKIKIINKSKHELPEYKTAFSAGMDLRANLDSSLVLKSLERKIIPTGLYMEIPKGYEGQIRPRSGLASKFGIGCPNSPGTIDADYRGELGVILVNLSKEDFTINDGDRVAQLVIAKHETVEWEQVDELNDTERGDSGYGSSGIK
- a CDS encoding class I fructose-bisphosphate aldolase — translated: MAETKIAQLLGEQADFYLKHECKTVDKKLLHSPSPSIIDDVWSLTDRNIPTLRSLQTILGHGRLADTGYVSILPVDQGIEHTGGASFAPNPLYFDPENIIKLAIEGGCNAVASTYGVLASVARKYAHKIPFIVKINHNELLTYPNTPQQILFGTIKEAWDMGAVAVGATIYFGSEDSRREIVEIAEAFEYAHELGMATILWCYLRNDNFQKDGVDYHSAADLTGQANHIGVTLKADIVKQKLPVNNGGFTAIKFGKTDPKMYTELTTEHPIDLCRYQVINGYMGRVGLINSGGESNGKSDLKDAVVTAIVNKRAGGMGLISGRKAFQKPMKDGVELLQTIQDVYLDKSITLA
- a CDS encoding sugar phosphate nucleotidyltransferase, with protein sequence MKIIVPMAGKGSRLRPHTLTVPKPLIPIAGKPIVQRLVEDIAKVVDEEIDEIAFIIGDFGAEIEQKLISVAEKLGAKGSIYYQLEPQGTAHAIHCAKESMSGPVIVAFADTLFRADFQLDRHSDGVIWVKRVDNPSAFGVVKLDAYGIIQDIVEKPEEYVSDLAIIGIYYFKDALRLMTEIDYLIDNDIKVGNEYQLTDALDNLRVKGAKFTLGKVDDWMDCGNKEATVETNSKILAYEKEEVAVFPPSAEIENSLIIPPCFIGENVKIVNSKIGPYVSLGNGTKIDSSNIENSLIQEDTLIAHGNLNNSMIGNSAKYFGVASSLSLGDYSVLETK
- a CDS encoding DUF4292 domain-containing protein, with product MNKIIYILLAISLVSCRTTHGVTVKNKDIKYENADEEKLFTAIHKTNTFSSLKIKATADIEAGSNYPSVALTLYLDQGKQIWANASLLLPLARASIMPSGFKMYEKIGKTYIDSDFDYVNNLLKVDFIDYQSMENLLVGKLFFPVAPQDYTLKIQDNKYVLTSDRTIPIGSGKNTRNFASIIAFDSNFNLLQVVLEDKLNNTYLQVDYDNYVDFENKILPKNIKIFIKEKKEAKISLDYNKFETVKMQTPFDIPKGYTQRKIN
- a CDS encoding DUF4254 domain-containing protein, which gives rise to MKFTEKAWNIFNQSIQDYHTTDNVNQPINNPYPAGQIEHLLYLKNWIDTVQWHLEDLIRDENIDPVEALRLKRWVDKSNQERTDRVENLDSWFLDKYKQVNIMPEAKINTESPAWAMDRFSILALKIYHMKSEVERKDASAQHKEKCQEKLNILQQQYIDLSTAIEELLDDYERGAKYMKVYKQMKMYNDEELNPVLYNSKK
- a CDS encoding DUF1684 domain-containing protein, whose translation is MKTFGYLFFSILILNSCSVNKSRPALSAAQYQAELKEHYDGPNTPLKKEDIADFKGLNFFPIDSNFIVQADFIRLNSSDIYSFKTSKNLYKKYLKYGRLTFELNGKTNHLYLYQPFPVTKHHKDYLFLPFRDLTTGISSYGAGRYLDFSKKSIVKNKIIIDFNKSYNPYCAYSRYYSCPMAPSENTLTIAIEAGIKYDYSVQIE
- a CDS encoding M23 family metallopeptidase, which codes for MNQRKLLYTFFLALFSLLVYSQQPYNKEALQKQSAQLRQEIADLNKALAASKNESKTSLIYIANLNKKLSARTQLITNTKKESRVLDDEIYLNQLEINKLKRELKVLRENYADVLIRSYKNKSIQNKILFILSSENISQAFRRIKYLQKYSEFQDRKVAEINEKQQQILHTIELREKAKKDKLNVLAQQQTQVKQLSVEKKEKEEVVAQYIQQQGDIVAKIKQKQTQRQNLERQVQSIIAEELRIIKAREAEERRKAQEAELARKKTIEEERARKAKEAELAAKKLAEEKAAAAKKAAEEALAAKLLAEKEANDRAAAKKAEDARRAAEKAAAERAAAEKLAIQKTEKAKDAEQKAEEKRASLGINKSQVTSTEALSKSFEANKKSLPWPVKGTIVSQFGTTPHPVIPNIQVEHRGVEIAAAPGSLANSVFSGVVSKVLVIPGGGKAVLVSHGEYFTLYANLSTVIVSVGDKVGIGQALGKIYSDDTNTTLLDFQIWKGQTPQNPANWISGM
- a CDS encoding helicase HerA-like domain-containing protein, encoding MKEQFISDLTSRYTFKGQKIVLGKAMLEGEVVSEVEVGVPLKMINRHGLIAGATGTGKTKSLQILAEQLSLQGVPSLLMDIKGDLSGLAKPGNATNAKIIERYQKLGFSYTAQGFPVELLSISQEKGVRLRATVTEFGPVLLSKILSLNDTQSSIMSIIFKYCDDKKLPLIDLDDLRKVLQFVTDDPQGKAELSQNYGSIASSSLGAILRSIVTLEQQGASRFFGEPSFDPQHLLRTKDGLGVISIIRLTDIQNNPQFFSTFMLSLLSEIYQTFPEIGDQDKPKLAIFIDEAHLIFKEATKVLLNQIETMVKLIRSKGVGIYFCTQVPGDVPDGVLSQLGLKIQHALRGFTAKDKKEIDKAVENYPSSKYYKANELIQQLGIGEAFITSLDEKGIPTPLADTFMISPSSRMDILTTEEIDEIVTNSDLVKEYAQDIHKESAYEILSKKMEVVAESTNPSETSSSTTLPKTTSTPRKKEEPSLFEKIMNSPFVRDMGRTIVREGSKVFFGALGVNNKRKYKK
- a CDS encoding exonuclease domain-containing protein, whose product is MDYAILDVETTGGKFNEEGIIEIAVYRFDGEKITDTFISLVNPEKEIHFYVQKLTGITNKMVRTAPKFYELAKRLVEITDETIIVAHNVAFDYRVIRTEFSRLGFNFQRPTLDTISLSRTLIPDMSSYSLGNLCTAVGIPLSDRHRAHGDARATVKLFQLLLAKDLQKNIIQSSIKQIRHQSLNKKILYLLEELPLETGVFYLQDENGKIIYIDQSTNIANKARQILTGKNKKSIELQIKTESITYELTGDEIIAKIKAQNEIKVNVPEFKPKRETNSSIYGLYFEFNQWVINPLNSKNKKYAWLSFSSAEKGISFINKTIEKLKGKEEDSDLINQHILDYFSLDEPNIILYGKGRALGENSFIYLENGVVKGYGFYNLHSQIKNLSRVKKIMTSALSSRDILMKIRNKLFITEGFKKILLAE
- the tatA gene encoding twin-arginine translocase TatA/TatE family subunit, which produces MRLFEHPMSIVIILVVVLLLFGGKKIPELMKGLGSGLKEFKDATKSDDDKKKDSASSEKKEE